In Lineus longissimus chromosome 9, tnLinLong1.2, whole genome shotgun sequence, one genomic interval encodes:
- the LOC135493249 gene encoding glycine receptor subunit alpha-4-like isoform X2: protein MILCLIRGFIRLEVSHRDTDSMMLITAILLLLQLHYGSPSLRIGLKNETHEEFIHRLLKTGYNPHLRPGLEIEQVDRILVGVYINSFSAVDEIHMDYSVNVYLRRVWNDSRLAYFPDYNESMTLSYMHKNIWSPDLYFINEKKGYVHTITHENRLLSVSPYGKITLSEKMSITLTCHMNLEFYPHDVQVCGMYMESYGYTTQEVMFDWLPGDNAIHKNDDLELPEFTIGEIKWGNCTKNYLLGSFTCLYAKFYFKRESGYYIIQTYVPSILYVFLSWVSFWIDYRAAPARISLGLLTVVAITTQSAGARSQLPRVSYIKAIDVWMATCLTFVFGALIEFAIANFFARRAEAIKNRLEEEAKQRLFMSENANSTMEMVETPIDGSGDNNDRNTNHKAYYEEDEVRVRLRHSSTGTSLQSHFSHHAAANRKNDACAAFYDGADATDFYSRFMFPLAFIVFNITYWIYYTQSTQNTK, encoded by the exons ATGATATTGTGCCTGATTCGCGGTTTTATAAG ACTAGAAGTTTCACATAGAGACACAGACTCAATGATGTTGATCACTGCGATCCTCCTTCTGCTTCAACTTCATTATGGTTCTCCAAGCCTACG CATTGGCCTCAAAAATGAAACCCACGAAGAGTTCATACATCGATTACTTAAGACCGGCTACAATCCACACTTACGGCCAGGGTTGGAAATAG AGCAAGTTGACCGTATACTTGTTGGCGTCTACATCAATTCCTTCAGCGCCGTAGATGAGATCCATATG GATTACTCCGTGAACGTGTACCTGCGCCGAGTCTGGAACGACAGTCGCCTGGCCTACTTCCCTGACTACAACGAGTCCATGACCCTAAGTTACATGCACAAAAACATCTGGAGCCCGGACTTATACTTTATAAACGAAAAAAAGGGATATGTTCACACTATAACGCATGAGAACCGTCTCTTGAGCGTCAGTCCTTATGGCAAGATCACCCTGAGTGAAAA AATGTCTATCACCCTGACGTGTCATATGAATTTGGAGTTTTATCCACATGATGTCCAAGTATGTGGCATGTATATGGAGAGTT ATGGTTATACAACGCAGGAGGTGATGTTTGATTGGCTACCCGGGGACAACGCCATCCATAAAAATGATGATTTAGAGTTACCCGAGTTCACGATAGGTGAAATAAAATGGGGCAATTGTACGAAGAATTATTTATTAG GATCATTTACGTGTCTCTACgccaaattttatttcaaacggGAAAGTGGGTATTACATAATACAGACCTACGTGCCTAGTATTCTCTACGTCTTCCTCTCATGGGTTAGTTTCTGGATTGACTACAGAGCGGCGCCAGCGAGAATCTCACTCGGACTCCTAACGGTGGTTGCTATAACCACCCAGAGCGCAGGCGCGAGGTCACAACTTCCTCGAGTGTCATATATCAAAGCAATAGATGTTTGGATGGCGACTTGTCTGACTTTTGTGTTCGGAGCTCTGATAGAGTTTGCCATTGCTAATTTCTTTGCCCGTCGAGCGGAAGCCATTAAAAATAGACTCGAAGAAGAAGCGAAACAGAGATTGTTTATGTCGGAAAATGCTAATTCTACGATGGAGATGGTTGAGACGCCTATTGACGGGTCTGGCGATAATAACGATAGGAATACGAACCATAAG GCCTACTACGAGGAAGACGAAGTCAGAGTCAGACTCCGGCACAGTTCGACAGGGACGAGTCTCCAATCGCACTTCTCCCACCACGCGGCCGCCAATAGAAAAAACGATGCGTGTGCCGCGTTTTACGACGGCGCTGATGCCACGGATTTTTACTCTCGCTTTATGTTCCCTCTCGCCTTTATTGTATTTAATATAACTTATTGGATCTACTACACACAGTCGACACAGAATACGAAATGA
- the LOC135493249 gene encoding glycine receptor subunit alpha-4-like isoform X1, whose amino-acid sequence MILCLIRGFIRLEVSHRDTDSMMLITAILLLLQLHYGSPSLRRANATNYRIGLKNETHEEFIHRLLKTGYNPHLRPGLEIEQVDRILVGVYINSFSAVDEIHMDYSVNVYLRRVWNDSRLAYFPDYNESMTLSYMHKNIWSPDLYFINEKKGYVHTITHENRLLSVSPYGKITLSEKMSITLTCHMNLEFYPHDVQVCGMYMESYGYTTQEVMFDWLPGDNAIHKNDDLELPEFTIGEIKWGNCTKNYLLGSFTCLYAKFYFKRESGYYIIQTYVPSILYVFLSWVSFWIDYRAAPARISLGLLTVVAITTQSAGARSQLPRVSYIKAIDVWMATCLTFVFGALIEFAIANFFARRAEAIKNRLEEEAKQRLFMSENANSTMEMVETPIDGSGDNNDRNTNHKAYYEEDEVRVRLRHSSTGTSLQSHFSHHAAANRKNDACAAFYDGADATDFYSRFMFPLAFIVFNITYWIYYTQSTQNTK is encoded by the exons ATGATATTGTGCCTGATTCGCGGTTTTATAAG ACTAGAAGTTTCACATAGAGACACAGACTCAATGATGTTGATCACTGCGATCCTCCTTCTGCTTCAACTTCATTATGGTTCTCCAAGCCTACG ACGTGCAAATGCGACAAACTACCG CATTGGCCTCAAAAATGAAACCCACGAAGAGTTCATACATCGATTACTTAAGACCGGCTACAATCCACACTTACGGCCAGGGTTGGAAATAG AGCAAGTTGACCGTATACTTGTTGGCGTCTACATCAATTCCTTCAGCGCCGTAGATGAGATCCATATG GATTACTCCGTGAACGTGTACCTGCGCCGAGTCTGGAACGACAGTCGCCTGGCCTACTTCCCTGACTACAACGAGTCCATGACCCTAAGTTACATGCACAAAAACATCTGGAGCCCGGACTTATACTTTATAAACGAAAAAAAGGGATATGTTCACACTATAACGCATGAGAACCGTCTCTTGAGCGTCAGTCCTTATGGCAAGATCACCCTGAGTGAAAA AATGTCTATCACCCTGACGTGTCATATGAATTTGGAGTTTTATCCACATGATGTCCAAGTATGTGGCATGTATATGGAGAGTT ATGGTTATACAACGCAGGAGGTGATGTTTGATTGGCTACCCGGGGACAACGCCATCCATAAAAATGATGATTTAGAGTTACCCGAGTTCACGATAGGTGAAATAAAATGGGGCAATTGTACGAAGAATTATTTATTAG GATCATTTACGTGTCTCTACgccaaattttatttcaaacggGAAAGTGGGTATTACATAATACAGACCTACGTGCCTAGTATTCTCTACGTCTTCCTCTCATGGGTTAGTTTCTGGATTGACTACAGAGCGGCGCCAGCGAGAATCTCACTCGGACTCCTAACGGTGGTTGCTATAACCACCCAGAGCGCAGGCGCGAGGTCACAACTTCCTCGAGTGTCATATATCAAAGCAATAGATGTTTGGATGGCGACTTGTCTGACTTTTGTGTTCGGAGCTCTGATAGAGTTTGCCATTGCTAATTTCTTTGCCCGTCGAGCGGAAGCCATTAAAAATAGACTCGAAGAAGAAGCGAAACAGAGATTGTTTATGTCGGAAAATGCTAATTCTACGATGGAGATGGTTGAGACGCCTATTGACGGGTCTGGCGATAATAACGATAGGAATACGAACCATAAG GCCTACTACGAGGAAGACGAAGTCAGAGTCAGACTCCGGCACAGTTCGACAGGGACGAGTCTCCAATCGCACTTCTCCCACCACGCGGCCGCCAATAGAAAAAACGATGCGTGTGCCGCGTTTTACGACGGCGCTGATGCCACGGATTTTTACTCTCGCTTTATGTTCCCTCTCGCCTTTATTGTATTTAATATAACTTATTGGATCTACTACACACAGTCGACACAGAATACGAAATGA
- the LOC135493249 gene encoding glycine receptor subunit alpha-4-like isoform X3 codes for MMLITAILLLLQLHYGSPSLRRANATNYRIGLKNETHEEFIHRLLKTGYNPHLRPGLEIEQVDRILVGVYINSFSAVDEIHMDYSVNVYLRRVWNDSRLAYFPDYNESMTLSYMHKNIWSPDLYFINEKKGYVHTITHENRLLSVSPYGKITLSEKMSITLTCHMNLEFYPHDVQVCGMYMESYGYTTQEVMFDWLPGDNAIHKNDDLELPEFTIGEIKWGNCTKNYLLGSFTCLYAKFYFKRESGYYIIQTYVPSILYVFLSWVSFWIDYRAAPARISLGLLTVVAITTQSAGARSQLPRVSYIKAIDVWMATCLTFVFGALIEFAIANFFARRAEAIKNRLEEEAKQRLFMSENANSTMEMVETPIDGSGDNNDRNTNHKAYYEEDEVRVRLRHSSTGTSLQSHFSHHAAANRKNDACAAFYDGADATDFYSRFMFPLAFIVFNITYWIYYTQSTQNTK; via the exons ATGATGTTGATCACTGCGATCCTCCTTCTGCTTCAACTTCATTATGGTTCTCCAAGCCTACG ACGTGCAAATGCGACAAACTACCG CATTGGCCTCAAAAATGAAACCCACGAAGAGTTCATACATCGATTACTTAAGACCGGCTACAATCCACACTTACGGCCAGGGTTGGAAATAG AGCAAGTTGACCGTATACTTGTTGGCGTCTACATCAATTCCTTCAGCGCCGTAGATGAGATCCATATG GATTACTCCGTGAACGTGTACCTGCGCCGAGTCTGGAACGACAGTCGCCTGGCCTACTTCCCTGACTACAACGAGTCCATGACCCTAAGTTACATGCACAAAAACATCTGGAGCCCGGACTTATACTTTATAAACGAAAAAAAGGGATATGTTCACACTATAACGCATGAGAACCGTCTCTTGAGCGTCAGTCCTTATGGCAAGATCACCCTGAGTGAAAA AATGTCTATCACCCTGACGTGTCATATGAATTTGGAGTTTTATCCACATGATGTCCAAGTATGTGGCATGTATATGGAGAGTT ATGGTTATACAACGCAGGAGGTGATGTTTGATTGGCTACCCGGGGACAACGCCATCCATAAAAATGATGATTTAGAGTTACCCGAGTTCACGATAGGTGAAATAAAATGGGGCAATTGTACGAAGAATTATTTATTAG GATCATTTACGTGTCTCTACgccaaattttatttcaaacggGAAAGTGGGTATTACATAATACAGACCTACGTGCCTAGTATTCTCTACGTCTTCCTCTCATGGGTTAGTTTCTGGATTGACTACAGAGCGGCGCCAGCGAGAATCTCACTCGGACTCCTAACGGTGGTTGCTATAACCACCCAGAGCGCAGGCGCGAGGTCACAACTTCCTCGAGTGTCATATATCAAAGCAATAGATGTTTGGATGGCGACTTGTCTGACTTTTGTGTTCGGAGCTCTGATAGAGTTTGCCATTGCTAATTTCTTTGCCCGTCGAGCGGAAGCCATTAAAAATAGACTCGAAGAAGAAGCGAAACAGAGATTGTTTATGTCGGAAAATGCTAATTCTACGATGGAGATGGTTGAGACGCCTATTGACGGGTCTGGCGATAATAACGATAGGAATACGAACCATAAG GCCTACTACGAGGAAGACGAAGTCAGAGTCAGACTCCGGCACAGTTCGACAGGGACGAGTCTCCAATCGCACTTCTCCCACCACGCGGCCGCCAATAGAAAAAACGATGCGTGTGCCGCGTTTTACGACGGCGCTGATGCCACGGATTTTTACTCTCGCTTTATGTTCCCTCTCGCCTTTATTGTATTTAATATAACTTATTGGATCTACTACACACAGTCGACACAGAATACGAAATGA
- the LOC135493252 gene encoding C-C chemokine receptor type 7-like produces the protein MTSTWQTRSLSLEDYPHLALAVQLITKYLWIVPVVFGIPGNILAGMVAFQKHNRNVSTCTYMLGLSVADSLFLMQMVWQFPISYHDPHGYFSEHQDIILKLSWYFQFTFAMISGYVLAVMSIDRLIAVRFPMAARRICTISRAKKVTIGGFVVIAILNLNTFYTFKFVDNEVTGVKTLILSVPENEVVEIMTSSFQLVCGTILPFTTITLSNFIIIVTVKQASKNRLKMGTNAEIDNQQKAETQHLTRMLVCVCIGYIVTSLPLRFHYLIHGIPEVSSRYDMTKPYWNLRYMLENGVTFLVWISNYACNFYIYCLGGGRRYRNDTKAVLKQIFAIFYRKQASY, from the exons ATGACTTCGACCTGGCAAACTCGATCACTTTCTCTGGAAGACTACCCTCATCTCGCACTGGCTGTCCAGCTCATTACAAAGTATCTATGGATCGTACCAGTTGTTTTTGGCATTCCGGGAAACATTCTGGCGGGAATGGTCGCCTTTCAGAAACATAACAGAAACGTTTCGACGTGTACCTACATGTTAGGTTTATCGGTGGCCGATTCCCTCTTCTTGATGCAGATGGTTTGGCAGTTTCCAATCAGTTATCATGATCCACATGGGTACTTTAGCGAACATCAGGATATCATACTAAA GCTGTCATGGTACTTCCAATTCACCTTCGCCATGATATCAGGTTACGTCCTCGCCGTGATGTCCATTGACCGCCTGATAGCTGTCCGCTTCCCGATGGCCGCACGACGAATCTGTACCATCAGCAGGGCCAAGAAAGTCACCATTGGCGGATTTGTGGTGATCGCCATTCTAAATCTAAATACATTTTATACCTTCAAATTCGTAGATAACGAAGTGACTG GTGTGAAAACGTTGATTCTTTCTGTTCCCGAAAACGAAGTCGTTGAGATAATGACGTCCTCCTTTCAACTTGTGTGTGGTACAATCCTCCCTTTTACCACGATCACTTTAAGCAATTTCATTATAATCGTGACAGTAAAGCAAGCGTCAAAGAATCGCCTCAAAATGGGTACAAATGCAGAAATTGACAACCAACAGAAGGCGGAAACACAACATCTCACGCGCATGCTAGTTTGCGTCTGTATCGGCTATATCGTGACGTCACTTCCGCTTCGGTTTCATTATTTAATCCATGGAATTCCCGAGGTCAGCTCTCGGTATGACATGACGAAGCCATATTGGAATCTACGCTACATGTTGGAGAATGGTGTGACATTTCTGGTGTGGATCAGTAACTATGCTTGCAATTTTTACATTTACTGCTTAGGTGGCGGTAGGCGGTACAGAAATGACACCAAAGCTGTCCTTAAGCAGATATTTGCAATCTTTTACCGTAAACAAGCATCGTATTAG